From Juglans regia cultivar Chandler chromosome 8, Walnut 2.0, whole genome shotgun sequence, the proteins below share one genomic window:
- the LOC108995404 gene encoding LEAF RUST 10 DISEASE-RESISTANCE LOCUS RECEPTOR-LIKE PROTEIN KINASE-like 2.2 isoform X2, with protein sequence MGRGMAFPAELRVLISTVLFLILVPPASSLKNNHHYCPPSFCGNIPNISYPFRLKGDPPNCGDQRYELSCDDNNHTLFSLHGSKYYVSQINYNNYTIRIVDAGIQEDNYSFIPRYFLNNHNFSMLRLSGWDQYLEYGNIYSSRMETLSEVVAIVNCEKPVSWASSLIHWDTTSTKCSNINNGSVPSSNSSFSQYSKRYLYLIVGYGANVMDVEESCTIEQISLTSWPGQISADPNISCTDIRNVFSYGFELSWYGIYCGSCEYKYCYLDDYNQVSCYLWDQNISIFLLEKVYTAVSYTGLFWLIAYCVGFSGDVDNLAGLLIGLLFDWHVAIRVLGAPFVIAFFIYKWRRRHLSMYNDVEEFLQSQNNLMPIRYSFSEIKKMTKGFRERLGEGGFGTVFKGTLRSGRLVAVKMLSQSKANGQDFISEVATIGRIHHVNIVQLVGFCVHGSKRALIYEFMPNGSLNKHIFSSEANILNYEKTYHIALGVARGIEYLHQGCDMQILHFDIKPHNILLDENLKPKVSDFGLAKLYPVEDSIVPLTRARGTFGYMAPEMLYKNIGGVSYKADVYSFGMLLMEMVSRRKNLHASTEHLSQIYFPTWIYDQFHDGKNIEIQDATEDERKLCKKMMIVALWCIQLKPSDRPSMNKVVKMLEGDVECLQVPLKPLQPSPKREIKGARDNSNQASSSIQSDESSLA encoded by the exons ATGGGAAGAGGAATGGCCTTCCCTGCTGAACTCAGGGTCCTTATAAGTACCGTTCTGTTCCTAATCCTCGTTCCTCCAGCTTCTagtcttaagaataatcatcaCTACTGTCCTCCTTCTTTCTGTGGCAATATCCCCAACATCAGCTATCCATTTCGACTAAAAGGCGATCCACCAAACTGCGGAGACCAAAGGTATGAACTCTCATGTGATGACAACAACCATACGTTGTTTTCTTTACATGGTAGTAAATACTACGTAAGCCAAATCAATTATAACAACTACACAATCCGAATTGTAGACGCAGGTATTCAGGAGGATAATTACTCCTTCATCCCTCGTTATTTTCTAAACAATCATAATTTCAGTATGTTGAGATTGTCGGGCTGGGATCAATATCTGGAATATGGGAATATTTACAGTTCAAGAATGGAAACACTATCAGAAGTTGTGGCTATAGTGAACTGTGAAAAGCCAGTGAGTTGGGCTTCCTCTTTGATCCATTGGGACACGACTTCTACGAAGTgttctaatattaataatggaTCTGTGCCTTCTTCCAACTCCTCTTTTTCTCAATATTCCAAACGGTACTTATATCTTATTGTTGGCTATGGAGCGAATGTGATGGATGTGGAGGAGTCATGCACGATAGAGCAAATCTCTCTAACATCGTGGCCAGGACAAATTTCTGCTGATCCTAATATTTCCTGTACAGACATCCGCAATGTATTCTCATATGGTTTTGAGCTTTCATGGTATGGGATTTATTGTGGAAGTTGCGAATACAAATATTGCTACCTTGATGACTATAATCAAGTTTCTTGCTACCTATGGG AtcaaaatatatctattttctTGCTAGAAAAGGTCTATACTGCAG TCTCTTATACTGGATTGTTCTGGCTCATCG CTTATTGTGTTGGATTCTCAGGGGACGTCG ATAATTTGGCAGGTTTATTAATTGGATTACTGTTCG ATTGGCATGTGGCAATCAGAGTATTAGGTGCTCCATTTGTGattgcattttttatatataaatggcgAAGGAGGCACTTATCCATGTACAATGATGTTGAGGAATTTCTGCAAAGCCAAAATAACCTCATGCCAATAAGGTACTCTTTctcagaaattaagaaaatgaccaaAGGTTTTAGGGAAAGATTGGGTGAAGGAGGATTTGGCACAGTATTTAAAGGAACACTTCGAAGTGGACGTCTTGTAGCAGTAAAGATGTTAAGCCAATCCAAAGCAAATGGGCAAGATTTTATCAGTGAAGTAGCAACCATTGGAAGGATCCATCATGTGAATATAGTGCAACTCGTTGGTTTTTGTGTTCATGGTTCAAAGCGTGCTCTTATATATGAGTTCATGCCCAACGGATCtctaaacaaacacattttttcatcagaAGCAAATATCCTCAACTACGAGAAAACATATCATATTGCTTTAGGAGTGGCTCGTGGGATTGAGTATTTACATCAAGGATGTgacatgcaaattttacatttcgACATTAAGCCTCACAACATTCTTcttgatgaaaatttgaaacccaaagtttcagattttggctTAGCAAAATTGTACCCGGTGGAAGATAGTATCGTTCCTTTGACTCGTGCAAGAGGAACGTTTGGATACATGGCTCCTGAAatgctttacaaaaatattggagGCGTTTCATACAAAGCTGATGTCTATAGCTTTGGAATGCTGTTGATGGAAATGGTGAGCAGAAGAAAGAACTTGCATGCATCTACAGAACATTTAAGCCAAATTTACTTCCCCACTTGGATATATGATCAATTCCATGATGGAAAGAATATAGAAATTCAAGATGCTACTGAAGATGAAAGAAAACTatgtaagaagatgatgatagtcGCATTATGGTGCATACAATTGAAGCCTAGCGATCGTCCATCAATGAACAAAGTCGTCAAAATGCTTGAAGGAGATGTCGAATGCTTACAAGTTCCTCTCAAGCCTCTCCAACCATCaccaaagagagagataaagggtGCTAGAGATAATTCAAATCAAGCTTCATCATCAATTCAATCAGATGAATCAAGCCTTgcttaa
- the LOC108995404 gene encoding LEAF RUST 10 DISEASE-RESISTANCE LOCUS RECEPTOR-LIKE PROTEIN KINASE-like 2.2 isoform X1 encodes MGRGMAFPAELRVLISTVLFLILVPPASSLKNNHHYCPPSFCGNIPNISYPFRLKGDPPNCGDQRYELSCDDNNHTLFSLHGSKYYVSQINYNNYTIRIVDAGIQEDNYSFIPRYFLNNHNFSMLRLSGWDQYLEYGNIYSSRMETLSEVVAIVNCEKPVSWASSLIHWDTTSTKCSNINNGSVPSSNSSFSQYSKRYLYLIVGYGANVMDVEESCTIEQISLTSWPGQISADPNISCTDIRNVFSYGFELSWYGIYCGSCEYKYCYLDDYNQVSCYLWDQNISIFLLEKVYTAVSYTGLFWLIAYCVGFSGDVEPIPISGYNLAGLLIGLLFDWHVAIRVLGAPFVIAFFIYKWRRRHLSMYNDVEEFLQSQNNLMPIRYSFSEIKKMTKGFRERLGEGGFGTVFKGTLRSGRLVAVKMLSQSKANGQDFISEVATIGRIHHVNIVQLVGFCVHGSKRALIYEFMPNGSLNKHIFSSEANILNYEKTYHIALGVARGIEYLHQGCDMQILHFDIKPHNILLDENLKPKVSDFGLAKLYPVEDSIVPLTRARGTFGYMAPEMLYKNIGGVSYKADVYSFGMLLMEMVSRRKNLHASTEHLSQIYFPTWIYDQFHDGKNIEIQDATEDERKLCKKMMIVALWCIQLKPSDRPSMNKVVKMLEGDVECLQVPLKPLQPSPKREIKGARDNSNQASSSIQSDESSLA; translated from the exons ATGGGAAGAGGAATGGCCTTCCCTGCTGAACTCAGGGTCCTTATAAGTACCGTTCTGTTCCTAATCCTCGTTCCTCCAGCTTCTagtcttaagaataatcatcaCTACTGTCCTCCTTCTTTCTGTGGCAATATCCCCAACATCAGCTATCCATTTCGACTAAAAGGCGATCCACCAAACTGCGGAGACCAAAGGTATGAACTCTCATGTGATGACAACAACCATACGTTGTTTTCTTTACATGGTAGTAAATACTACGTAAGCCAAATCAATTATAACAACTACACAATCCGAATTGTAGACGCAGGTATTCAGGAGGATAATTACTCCTTCATCCCTCGTTATTTTCTAAACAATCATAATTTCAGTATGTTGAGATTGTCGGGCTGGGATCAATATCTGGAATATGGGAATATTTACAGTTCAAGAATGGAAACACTATCAGAAGTTGTGGCTATAGTGAACTGTGAAAAGCCAGTGAGTTGGGCTTCCTCTTTGATCCATTGGGACACGACTTCTACGAAGTgttctaatattaataatggaTCTGTGCCTTCTTCCAACTCCTCTTTTTCTCAATATTCCAAACGGTACTTATATCTTATTGTTGGCTATGGAGCGAATGTGATGGATGTGGAGGAGTCATGCACGATAGAGCAAATCTCTCTAACATCGTGGCCAGGACAAATTTCTGCTGATCCTAATATTTCCTGTACAGACATCCGCAATGTATTCTCATATGGTTTTGAGCTTTCATGGTATGGGATTTATTGTGGAAGTTGCGAATACAAATATTGCTACCTTGATGACTATAATCAAGTTTCTTGCTACCTATGGG AtcaaaatatatctattttctTGCTAGAAAAGGTCTATACTGCAG TCTCTTATACTGGATTGTTCTGGCTCATCG CTTATTGTGTTGGATTCTCAGGGGACGTCG AACCCATACCAATCTCAGGAT ATAATTTGGCAGGTTTATTAATTGGATTACTGTTCG ATTGGCATGTGGCAATCAGAGTATTAGGTGCTCCATTTGTGattgcattttttatatataaatggcgAAGGAGGCACTTATCCATGTACAATGATGTTGAGGAATTTCTGCAAAGCCAAAATAACCTCATGCCAATAAGGTACTCTTTctcagaaattaagaaaatgaccaaAGGTTTTAGGGAAAGATTGGGTGAAGGAGGATTTGGCACAGTATTTAAAGGAACACTTCGAAGTGGACGTCTTGTAGCAGTAAAGATGTTAAGCCAATCCAAAGCAAATGGGCAAGATTTTATCAGTGAAGTAGCAACCATTGGAAGGATCCATCATGTGAATATAGTGCAACTCGTTGGTTTTTGTGTTCATGGTTCAAAGCGTGCTCTTATATATGAGTTCATGCCCAACGGATCtctaaacaaacacattttttcatcagaAGCAAATATCCTCAACTACGAGAAAACATATCATATTGCTTTAGGAGTGGCTCGTGGGATTGAGTATTTACATCAAGGATGTgacatgcaaattttacatttcgACATTAAGCCTCACAACATTCTTcttgatgaaaatttgaaacccaaagtttcagattttggctTAGCAAAATTGTACCCGGTGGAAGATAGTATCGTTCCTTTGACTCGTGCAAGAGGAACGTTTGGATACATGGCTCCTGAAatgctttacaaaaatattggagGCGTTTCATACAAAGCTGATGTCTATAGCTTTGGAATGCTGTTGATGGAAATGGTGAGCAGAAGAAAGAACTTGCATGCATCTACAGAACATTTAAGCCAAATTTACTTCCCCACTTGGATATATGATCAATTCCATGATGGAAAGAATATAGAAATTCAAGATGCTACTGAAGATGAAAGAAAACTatgtaagaagatgatgatagtcGCATTATGGTGCATACAATTGAAGCCTAGCGATCGTCCATCAATGAACAAAGTCGTCAAAATGCTTGAAGGAGATGTCGAATGCTTACAAGTTCCTCTCAAGCCTCTCCAACCATCaccaaagagagagataaagggtGCTAGAGATAATTCAAATCAAGCTTCATCATCAATTCAATCAGATGAATCAAGCCTTgcttaa